The genomic region GCGCAACTCCTCGGCCAGCCGCGGCGAAAGATTTGCCACGACCGCGCCGGCGAAGGGATTGCGCCCTTCGATCAGACGCTCGTCGCGCGGCGAAGTCTCCGGTGCCCGCTCTAGCTTGAGGACGACGTCGCGCGTCTCTCCATTTTCGGAGATCGTCACACGGGCTTCATGACCGATGCCGACGGTCGTCAGACGATAGCCGAGCGCGTCCGGGTGTTCGACGGCAATGCCGTTGACTGCGGTAACCACCTGCCCCGGCTTGATGCCGGCGGCCGCAGCCGGGCCGTCAGCAGCGACGGCTGTCACCAATGCGCCACGCGCGCGGTCAAGGCCGAGCGCCTCGGCTACCTCGGACGTGACCGGTTCAAAGGTGGCGCCGATGAAGGGACGGATGAACGAGCCGCCGCCGCCCTCGGCGGAGGCGACGAAGACCTTGACCAGATTGGCGGGAATCGCGAAGCCAACGCCGTTGGAACCGCCACCCCTCGAAAAGATTGCCGTATTGATTCCGATCAGCTGCCCCTTCATGTCGATCAGGCCGCCGCCGGAATTGCCGGGATTGATGGCGGCGTCTGTCTGGATGAAGAAGCCGAAGTCGCCCGACCTAATCTGGTTGCGGGCGAGCGCCGATACGATGCCGCTCGTCACGGTTTGGCCGACGCCGAAGGGGTTGCCCATCGCCAGCACCAGATCACCCACCTCGACAGCATCGGAATCGCCGATCGGAATGATGTCGAACGGCCCCTCCGACTGGATCTTCAGCACGGCAAGGTCCACGCGGTCATCCTTGAGCACGATCTTGCAGGGGTACTCGCGTCCGTCGGCAAGCGCGACCTTGATGTCGTCGGCTCCCTCGATAACGTGGTTGTTCGTGACCACCACGCCGTTCCGGCCGACGATCACGCCCGACCCGAGCGACGACTGTTTTTCGGTTCTGTTCGGCATGCGTTGGCCGAAGAACTCTTCGAAAAAGGGATCCCCGGCAAAAATCGACCGCCGTTCGACCATCCGCTCGGCATAGACGTTCACCACGGCATTCGCCGTCTGCTTGACCAGAGGCGCAAAGGAAAGCTGCATCTCGGCGCGCGATTCGGGCACGACCCTAGCGTTCTGCGCCGTCGCCGGGGCGGACATTGCAATCGCAAGGACAAGTGTCACCAGTGCTCGACGGCCAAAGATCATGTAGCATTTCTCCCTTTCGTTGCCGTTACGATCAGATAGGATTTCGCAAGAAAAAAGGCAAACGGCTGAACGGACTAACGCTCACGGACGACACACGAAAACGTGGTTTCCGGCACCTTTTCCAGTGATTGAAACTTTGCTCATCTGATCGCTTGTAACCGCCGATCTTTACCGAGGAAGTTCCATGACCGTCTACCGCCCGCCGCATATTGCTGCGTCCGAGATCACGCCCGAACGCTTTTTCCTCGATCGAAGAACATTTCTGGCGACGGCGGTCGGGGGTCTGGTTTTGGGTGGAGCGACGGCCGCTCGTGCGGCCGCGCTCGAGGCATCGCCGAGCCCCTATAAGCTTGATGACGCCATCACGCCCGAGGAAGACGCGACCAGCTACAACAACTATTACGAATTCGGCACAGGCAAAGGCGATCCCTCCGCCAATTCGGGAAGCTTCAAGCCTTCGCCCTGGACGGTAAAGGTCGACGGCCTGGTTGGCAAACCGAAGGAATTCGGGCTTGAGGAACTTCTGACCTTCCCGCTCGAAGAGCGGATCTATCGCATGCGCTGCGTCGAAGCCTGGTCCATGGTCATCCCGTGGATCGGCTTTCCGCTGGCCGCCCTTCTCGACAAGGTCGAACCGCTCGGCAGCGCCAAATATGTTGCCTTCGAGACCGTGGTGAGGCCGGAAGAAATGCCTGGCCAGGCCGGCTATTTCCAGCCGCTGGAATGGCCCTATCGCGAGGGCCTGAGGCTGGACGAGGCGCTACACCCACTGACGATCCTTTCAGTCGGCCTCTACGGAAAAACGCTGCCGAACCAGAATGGCGCGCCGATTCGGTTGGTCGTGCCCTGGAAATACGGCTTCAAGGGAATCAAATCGATCGTGCGAATTTCGCTGACCGAGACGCCCCCGCCGTGCACCTGGAACCTCAGTGCTCCGAACGAATACGGCTTCTATGCCAATGTAAACCCGGCCGTCGATCACCCGCGCTGGAGCCAGGCGACGGAGAACCGCATTGGCGAAGGCGGCTTCTTCGGTGCCAATCGACGCGACACGCTTCCCTTCAACGGCTATGGAGACGAGGTCGCCAGCCTCTATGCCGGCATGGATCTGAAGGCGAATTTCTGACGATGGCCGCCCTCCCCACCCTGCCGAAACGCTTTCATGGCCCTTCTGTCTGGGTGCTCTATGCGCTCGGTCTCTGCCCGGCAATATCGGCCTTCTATCTTGGCGCAACCGGACAACTGCCGGGCAACGCCGTCAAAGAGTTCGAGCACCTGCTTGGCCTTTGGGCGCTGCGCTTCCTCGTCGCGACGCTGACGATCACGCCGATCCGCGATCTTTTCGGGATAAACTGGCTGAGATACCGCCGCGCCCTCGGCCTGCTCGCCTTCTACTACGTGCTGATGCACTTCCTGGCCTATATGGTGCTGGACCAGACGCTACGCATCCAGCCGATCATCGCCGACATCGCCCGCCGCCCCTTCATAACCATCGGCATGGCCGCGCTCGCAATGCTGGTTCCGCTCGCGATCACATCGAACAATTGGTCGATCCGCCGGCTCGGACAGCGATGGAACAAACTTCATCGGCTGGTCTATGTGATCGCGGCCGCCGGTGCTCTTCATTTCGCCATGGCAGTGAAGGTCGTGGGGCCGGAACAGATGCTTTATCTCGGCCTGGTCACCCTGCTCCTTGGCTGGCGAGTTGTCCGAACGCACTTCCTTCGCTGGAGGCGCCAGCAGGTAATTTCAGGACGTCCCGCAACGGAAAAAGCGGCCGGGTGACGATCACCCGGCCGCTCCAATTTCTTGATCGCTTCTGCGTGTCTCCTTAAATCGACCTCGATTTAAGGAGAAAGACACGCAGCATCCAAAGTGCTACAGCGACCCTTGCGCGTCCGA from Sinorhizobium garamanticum harbors:
- a CDS encoding DegQ family serine endoprotease, coding for MIFGRRALVTLVLAIAMSAPATAQNARVVPESRAEMQLSFAPLVKQTANAVVNVYAERMVERRSIFAGDPFFEEFFGQRMPNRTEKQSSLGSGVIVGRNGVVVTNNHVIEGADDIKVALADGREYPCKIVLKDDRVDLAVLKIQSEGPFDIIPIGDSDAVEVGDLVLAMGNPFGVGQTVTSGIVSALARNQIRSGDFGFFIQTDAAINPGNSGGGLIDMKGQLIGINTAIFSRGGGSNGVGFAIPANLVKVFVASAEGGGGSFIRPFIGATFEPVTSEVAEALGLDRARGALVTAVAADGPAAAAGIKPGQVVTAVNGIAVEHPDALGYRLTTVGIGHEARVTISENGETRDVVLKLERAPETSPRDERLIEGRNPFAGAVVANLSPRLAEELRMPTSLRGVVVTEINRGSPAARIGLEPKDIVRSVNGTEIDTSKTLESVTAEDASLWRVEIERDGQIIRQFFK
- the msrQ gene encoding protein-methionine-sulfoxide reductase heme-binding subunit MsrQ, producing the protein MAALPTLPKRFHGPSVWVLYALGLCPAISAFYLGATGQLPGNAVKEFEHLLGLWALRFLVATLTITPIRDLFGINWLRYRRALGLLAFYYVLMHFLAYMVLDQTLRIQPIIADIARRPFITIGMAALAMLVPLAITSNNWSIRRLGQRWNKLHRLVYVIAAAGALHFAMAVKVVGPEQMLYLGLVTLLLGWRVVRTHFLRWRRQQVISGRPATEKAAG
- the msrP gene encoding protein-methionine-sulfoxide reductase catalytic subunit MsrP — translated: MTVYRPPHIAASEITPERFFLDRRTFLATAVGGLVLGGATAARAAALEASPSPYKLDDAITPEEDATSYNNYYEFGTGKGDPSANSGSFKPSPWTVKVDGLVGKPKEFGLEELLTFPLEERIYRMRCVEAWSMVIPWIGFPLAALLDKVEPLGSAKYVAFETVVRPEEMPGQAGYFQPLEWPYREGLRLDEALHPLTILSVGLYGKTLPNQNGAPIRLVVPWKYGFKGIKSIVRISLTETPPPCTWNLSAPNEYGFYANVNPAVDHPRWSQATENRIGEGGFFGANRRDTLPFNGYGDEVASLYAGMDLKANF